The genomic stretch CCTACTTCCATGCTACAAAGTTTGGTTTATTGGTCTGCCTATGTGTGAACCTTGTTTGGAGGTTTTCTCTGCCTAGATGTGTTGAAGGTAAACATTGCCTTTAGGTTGTCTCAGCTCTCCAATTTCCTTTAGTCAGATCAAATGcagctgaagggcatgctcccaAACCACCTTTGTGATGGTCTAGAAGCCAAAAGAAGACCTACTCTCACCAAGGCCCAACAAGACTCAGGGGTCAAGTGTTATCTCCAACTAAAAAATCTCAAGACACCATTCCTCACCTTAATCAACCGCCCTGAATTCTAGTAGAACTCAAGGACAGGAGAACAAACTATTCTCACATgtgaaaatacaaaatagcaataGAATTAGCCATCTACGGGGCATCCCACGAAGAATATGAGGCAGGTACATGCAAGCaaccaagcacatacttggcttgCCACCCAGAAGATCAAAAGCTGAATGAGCTCGAGGGCATTGGGATTTCAGATGTGATCATCGTACTGATTTGTCTGAGAATTTGCCCCTCTCAATGGTGAGAAATTATGGGGATGTATGCACGCTTGGATTCAAGTTGAATGGGTTGGAGAATGAGACATAGTCACAAAGGGAGCGCAAAGTTTGCCTTCAATACAGTAAGGCAGATAATGTGGTTCCACCTTATTTGCTTTTCACTTCAGTCCATGCAAATGACATGCTTGTAAAACTAACTGATTAACTATTTGCTTTAAGGCCTCAAATAATTATCAGATGAAAATGTACTACATAAACTATATTTCGTCTAACATATATTGCAAGTGTTCATATCATGAGCATGTCTTACATCCATATTTCTTGGCTACTAGCTAAATATCCATGATTGCTATGGATAAATAATTAGACTACTCGACAGTTTCACGCCAAGACTAGCCTATGTTACACCTTAATTGTCTTGTGCCACATGCGTATAATTTTAATGCAACTTCAGTGGTAAACAGAATCACCATCTAATGATTCACATCAGGAGGAGGGTGTGAACAGACTACAGCACCGGTTGACATATTTATAGGAGTACAGAACTATAGATCATGTACATATGAACTTTTTTTTCCGAGAAAACGCAAGAggttttgcgtttcatttcatttaaCAGGAAGAAAACATAGGGGTACAACCTCGAGAAGGagggacacacacacacacgaccgTCCTCACCAAACGACTACAACTTGGTAAGGAGGTGCCATCTACAGACCACAATGACATTAGGCCTCGCCTAGCGTTGCCTCCAGCCAAGAATGGAGAGGCAACAAGACTCGGAGCAACAGGGCAGTGGCACCGCCTTTGCCAGACGCCGCCGGGGACATTTCAGCTCCAGGGCTGCCTAGGCCAACGTACCTCACACCCATTGTGCCTAGAGAGTCGGCAGCTGAGTGGCAGGGCTTCGGCGGGAACTGGTGTAGAACTTACAGGGTTCATCCTTTTGCTTAGCAATCAATTTATTGTTGTTCAGAGTGTGAAGCTTTTGGTTAGGTGATCAATCGGTACCGTGCTGCATCTAATCACATTAACCAGGTTTGCATCTACAGCTATCAAGATATGTACAGCGTGTAGATACATACCAGGTTATCCATCTCTAGTTATCCAGAAATACCACTATCACAGAGCAGAAACTATCTACATGTAGATTTAATTAAACATCTGCTTGCATGAATGTGCTGACATCTTTGCATGGAAAAATATAGCTTGACTATAAGCTATTGCCTATTGGCATTATACATGGAAAAAATATTCAGAAACCCCATGAAGGGTTGGCTGGGTAGATGGCGATTAGTAAAAGTAGTTTCGTTTGGCAAGGACTTACTACAGTTTCCTAGCAATCCAAAAGATTTAGCTTATCTGTTCTGGTCCAAACAAGCCCTAAAGTTTTTTTCTATAAGCAAGCCCTAAAGATTTGAAAAAAATACTAGTAGTCAAATCCTGAGTTTGATGTCCATGGTACATTTTGCAATAAAAATGAACAGAAAGAAGTACAAACTATGAAGGAATTGACACTCCTAATACAAAATTGCTGTTATTTGGACAAACAGGTTTACCTCGCTTCTGATACAAATTAAACATACAAACCATCATAATGAAAAAAAGAGCTATTTGTATTTACCTTGCAGAGACTTCTCAAAGTTCACCAGCTGGGACATAAAACCCTCATTAGGTGCTATTTGAGCCCGCTTGCTTTTAACCAGTGACATGGCACTTTGCAGGCTCATCTGATGCTTGTTCATGAGATATGCAAGAACAACAGTAACACTGGAAATTTAGACAAAGATCACCTCAGAACTAATTAGTTTCACATTTGAAGTCAGAATATTATCCATGACAAATCAACAGATAATATCTAACGAGTTATTAATCCAAATTTTGAGTACCTCCACACACTACCATATGCCAATGACTCGTAAGCAAGTTGTCACAGTAATTAAATATGAAGGGCGATTAATATAGAAACAGCTGATTAGTAGGATTATGCGCCCGATGAACCGTTCACCAGCATTACACGCTAATTATACTCCCCAATACGGGTTCTTATTACATACTATAAGACTATGCTTATACACCTCTAAATTCAAATCTAAAAATATTATCTTAGTTTTCTGTATATGCATATTGGTTATTTTGCCTTTTTGACAATGGAAACATCACCATGCTTTCGTAGAACATCACAACAATGTTTCATCTGTTTGTCCACTATATATCTATAGTCTTCCACTCTAGTATATATGAATAAAGAAAATAATTTTCGAATTAAGATGTTACTGATGATATAGCGATATTGAACAAAATAGCTGACATTTAAGAACTCCTAGGAAACAACTTTACCTCCGGGACCGCCCTGCAAAGCAGTGAACCAACACATTGCCACCAGTGCAGATACCTTCATCTATGAAAGCAAAGCATTCACCAAAATGCTTTACCAAATCCGTATCTGGGCTGTCAAGTACTGTGTCAATAAAGAAAGTATGCCTTTAGTTCTCCAGGAAAACCTTGGATAACAACAGCAGAAAATTGCCAAGGTAGACACACTCAGTGAGTGAAGGCTAAGAAACCGACAATACAGAGTCAAGATTAAGATGCTCCTTATGTGAATTTTATTTTAAGAATGTGAATGCTCCAACACTTCAATTTTAATATAGCTCAATACAGAGTCAAGATTAAGATGCTCCTTATGTGAATTTTATTTTAAGAATGTGAATGCTCCAACACTTCAATTTTAATATAGCCCAAAAGGTGAAAAGTTGGTTAATCTGTGTATTGAACTTATCAGAAATGCCAGGGTCTTAAGCTGTATAATAAAGGTCATAGGGCAAATATCATATCTGGTAAATCACAGGTAACAAATAGGGAATAAAGAAAAGCATATAATACCCTCGATCTTCTTGTAGGTAAATTCTGCTGGAAAGGCAGGATTCAGTGATCTGGCAACAACCAAGACGTGGGTGATGTTCAAGCTCTTCAGGGCATCCTTGTTCAGTGCTGCTCCAATAGAGCCCAAGTAGAGGCCCTGCAAGCCACATCAAGATGTCTATTACCTCTGTTCCAAAATGTAAGACGTTTTGGCCAAAAGGTCTTACATTTTGGAACTGAGGAGTAATTGAACAGTTTAAAATCAACTTTTTTTTCATTAAAAAAAGTGGTAGAATGCAAGtatgttactccctccgattcatattaattgactctaatatggatgtatctataactaaaatgtgtctagatacattcatattagagtcaattaatatgaaccggagggagtaccacaGTTACCACTTGGTACATCTGTGGTTACACCTACGCAGCAGACTGAATTATGGCGCATATCACTGAACTTAAAACTGTCTCCACTCCCCACGAAACAGGTAGTACGCCATACAAATGCTAACTACTAAAGTTAAAATCATCTGGTAAATTCTCACCTTCCATTGAGCAGGAAACCACACTCGTTCTATCAAGGCAAATAACATTCCCAGAAGTTAACGACATCTAGTGGTAAAGCAACAATACAAATTCCAATTCCGCAAAATATGCATCACGCAATCTCACGACCTAGATCAATGAATCCTACAGTATATGCACAAAAAGAAACCCAACCATGCTCCAAACATAGAATATCACGGCAATACATCAGTAAATCACGCAAATCGAAAAGAAACGGCACGCATCTTGTAAGAAAGCGTGGTCGAAAGGAGGCAGTCGAGTCGCCAGACCTGGTCGATGGGGCAGGGGGTGTTATCGGCTTTGCGGTACCGCGCGGCGCAGAAGCCCTGCATCAGCGCCGAGAGAACCCTAGTCTGGTGCTGCTCGTACGCGTCGCTCTCTTGCTCGTCCCTCCCCGTCGATTGCCCCGCCTCCGGCACCGACATCGTCGCGGTCTCTTCCCGCCCTCGTCCTCGCTCTCGACGAATTAGATGGGGAAATGTTGAAGAAAATAATTTCGTTTCTTCTCTTTTTGTCCGATTATTTGAGAGCTTGAGATGGATGATTTGACAGCTGTGCCTGACGAAAGGGAAGGGAATGTCACACATGCTACCACTCCTAACTTAGCAGTGtgacataagggcatctccaaccgggcgacccaaacggacgcgctgggccgtccgttttgggccgtttgcgtgcccgagcggacgcgcggacagcgccccgcgtccgcgcgtccgtttgggtcgcgcggtgcgcccaacgcggcagatttgggtcgcggcgccatatggcatgtttttcttgtaaattcactagaaaaacgcaaaaaaatattatataaaatatataaaatagtacaaatgctcaaaatgtattacacattacatagtccatgtaatcaaggataaagtattattgaaataaaatgaaaaaacgatacaaatgctctaggcttcgggatttccttcatcattgttgtttgcagcattgttgcctacgtcgtcgccacatgtgctcgaccaaatcagcctcgAAGCCGGTTGTGTACAGActacatctcgaatttcatggtgcgcatgaagaatgtcccggAATGATGCCGGAGCTCCTTgccgaggagtaaccaactctccttggccttcccgaccaatatcaaagagtgaatcatcccgctctacctcaacaatcatgttatgcatgattacacaagcggtcatcacctcccacagagtttgcacatcccaggctctggcagggtgtctgacgatagcccaacgagcttggaggatgccaaacgcccgctcgacatctttccgggctgcctcctgctctttggcaaaccttgcctccttctGAGTTGGGGTTCCGGATTGTCttaacgagtgtagcccaaggtggatagataccatcagcaaggtagtaccccttcgtgtagtggtggccattgatctcaaaatccacatcaggggactgaccgtacgctagcctatcaaacaccggagagcgctcgcaaagacattgatgtcattgtgcgagccagccattccgaagaatgagtgccaaatccatgtgtcatgggaagcaacagccTTCAAGAATGACCGTGCACCCCTCGAATGGCCGTCGTATACccccgccaaccaaaggggcagcttCTTCCACTCCCGATGCATGCGATCTATGCTCGCCAAGCATCCCGAGAAAACccccggaagcgttgatcgacaatagacgagctgtgtcctccgcattaggttgccggaggtactgttctccgaacgaaccgatcacggcTCCGCGAGAACCcgtacatcgattccaagccggttgactcactcatgcgcgtgtactcatctacgaaatcaccggcaacgccatatgcgagcatcctaatcgctcgccgtgcatttcggtacgaagagaggcctaccttgccaattgcatccactttcgcacgaagtagtcgtcgtagatcttcacggcatccattatccggcggaacagcggctcggtcatccgaaaacgacggcgaaacatggacggcacgaacaatggcttgggtttgaagtagtcgttgtagagctggtcgtggccgcgttctctttgcggtccaaggcggccgcgcgcccggcaaggacccccgatgcacggggatttgcgagacgacgtgctcgtggatgagcagcgcgaagcatccgtgaaaaaatcgtcgtcggactcctcttctgacgacgtgtcaatgaagttcttgaagtagtactcgtcgtcgctgtccaccatgatctgaaaagggacacattttagttcgagcatttgaccgaacacctcgcaggcggaggcgatccaaatgcttcgtAGCGACTGCAGAAGCGGCCGTCTCGGACGACGTCCGGTCCGGATACACGGTgcaggagagctcacctccggcggaaacggcgcagctgcgaacggcgggaggtgtcgcgacggtgagaggacaacggcGCCGGCGGCGTCGTCCCTCCGActcgctacgacgcggcgaaagcagcgcgggacctcgacctatgcttccgccccgcttgccggcgtctcgacgacgatggccggcggcgacgcgctcccaaatcgccggtccgtgggtggcggcggagcggtggggagatgtgggcgacgggcttgtgttttgggaggctgacaggcgggccaggggcggacaagggaggacgcgagcgaccagcctttcgcgtccgcggccacgcaaactcgtccaagatttgggccgggtttgggtcgtcccggacgccgcggccatccgttctagggatgggtccgcgcgctgggccgcggttttgtccgtttcgacccatccggacgcgcgggcgcgggatgggtcgcccggttggagatgccctaagagcagaAGGCCGTGGGCCGTGTTAACTGGTGTCGTGTGTGGCCCAATGTGTGTTGGGTTAAATACTCTGAACCTTGGCTGTATCCGTAtcgaatgaatgaatgtgtgaaACGATCTCATCTTCTAGCTCTGTTCCTCACCTTCTCGCTGTTCTCCTCTCATCCTCTCGGATTCTGCAATTCCTCTGCTGCGACCTCGATCCGATCTAGGGCGGGTCGTTACAAATTGGTATCCGGAGCCGAAATTCCAGGGAATTTTTCTCCGCCCGTACGCGCTCGGTAATTTCTCGGCATCGATCCGTAATTCCTCGCGAAAGGTGGGAATCCGCTTCGGTGGAATCCCGCAGAATCCCTAGCTTGGTTGGATCTGCTTGGAGGAGTCGCAACGGCGCCGGCGAAAGCTTCCGCGCGGACGCAGCAGGTCCTcatggcggtggagacgacggGTGAGCAGACGAAGACCTTGCTGGCCCAAATCCTCAAGCGCTTGGATGATGGCGTGATTCTCAGCAATCAGCGCCATGAGGAGCAGAGCGGCCTTCAACGCGCAAGTCGCTCAGGATCTCCGGGCAGTGCGCAAACAAGTCGATCTCACGCAAGCGGAGGTGGATAATACACGCCAAGCGAGTGTCCGCCGTCACGTCAACAACGACGGCGCGTGCACGGTTGGCGGAGAATCGTGCGGCAAGCTGCGACGTTCGTCGCCTCGGGGCTCGGGATGCCGGGGTATCCTCGTCTCGCCAACAACGGGATGCCACCGATACCCGAAGCGCCCGAAAACCAATTGTAGCGCCCTCCACCTGTTCGACACAATCACGCATCGAGTGCAGCGAGAGGAGAGGGAGCCATTCGTCAAGCCACCGAAACACGATTTCCCCGTTTCGATGGTCGCTTGCCAAGTCTCCGGTTGGATCGCTCGTTTGTCCTATTTCGAGCTCTACCACACTTCGCCAGCCACATGGGTTACGACGGCGTCCTTGTATCCGGAGGGCCGGGCTGCGCCGTGGTGGCAAGCGGCTCGTCAAGCTCGTCGCACCATGACCTGGGAGGTGTTCTCGCACGCGCTGCAAGAAGAATTTGGGCCGGACGAGTTTGAGGTTCAAATGCACACATTATTGCGAGCTGCGTCGGACGGGGACGAGTAGCCGAATATCGTCTCCAGCTTGAGCAAGTACATGTATCGCTTACTAGCTCTTGATCCCGGTCCGAGCACCAAGTTTTTTGTGACACAGCTTCATTCTTGGATTGAAGGATGAGTTGCGTGCAGCGGTACGAATCCAAGCTCCTACCAGCATCACTAGAGCCACGGTCTTTGCACGCATTCGGGAAGAAGAGATAGAGGCAAGTAGACTCGCGAGTTCGGCCAGCGCCGGCGGGTGTCCTCCTCCGGCTGCGGTTGCTGCAGCTCCTGTCCATCACCGTCCTCCAGCAGCCCCACGAGTGCCGCCGGATGATTTTGCGCGAGAGCGGCAACTGCGTGACTTCCGACGCGCAAACAACCTTTGTTTCAAGTGCGGCGAAAAATATTCGCATGACCATCGATGCAAGAAACAGGGTGCTCAATTGTTGACCATTCAGATTGGTGAATTTGGAGAGTTGTTGAATGATGAGGCTGTCGAGCTTTGGAATTGTTGGATGATCCAGCTTACCCCACAGCTCAATGTTGTCCGCTTTCTTCTCAAGCAACTTCGAGCACCGAATCCTCATCTTGCATCGGAATTCAGGCTACCGTTGGTAACCGTGCAATGCTTCGTTATTGGATTCCGGCAGCACACATAGTTTTGTTGACTCTGCTTTTGCAGCTCGCCTCAATTTCCTCTACTGTCTCTATTTCCCCTGTGCCGGTTAAAATAGAAAATGGCCAATATATACAGATGTGACAAATTGGTACCACAAATGGAATGGTGCAGCCACGGACAAGTGTTTAACACTGATTTGAGGGTTCTGGAGTTGGGCACATATGATGGAGTGTTAGGCATGGACTGGTTGGGAGCCATCAATACTATGAATTGTCGATGGAAAGACAAAGCGATTTCCTTCACTCACAAGGGCAAATGGATAACTTTGCAAGGTATCCTTCCTTCGGTTATCGCAGCGAGTGGAACATATTGACTTACACACATTGCACCAATTGGAAGCTCATAATGATATTTGGGCCCTAGCCATGCTTGAGCAGCCCTCCGACTCCACTCTATCGGTAGATGGAGATATTCCGGAATCGGTGCAAGTGGTGTTGCACGATTTTGCGGACGTGTTTGCTGAACCATCCGGTTTGCCTCCTGCCCGTTTGTATGATCATGCTATTACCTTAgaagagggcgccaaaccacccAATTCAAAACCCTACCGGTACTCACCACTGCAAAAGGATGAAATTGAGAGGCAAGTCCGGGAAATGCTACAAGCTGGCACAATTGTGCATATCATGAGTCCTTATGCAGCACCTGTGCTTTTAGTCAAGAAAAAAGACGGCAGTTGGAGGTTTTGCATCGATTACCGGCGTTTAAATCTTGCCACGGTGAAGAACAAGTTCCCTCTTCCAATTGTTGATGAGCTACTGGATGAACTGGCAGGCGCAACGCTATTCTCGAAGCTGGATTTACGAGCCGGATATCACCAAATTAGAATGCGCCCAGAGGACGAAGAGAAGACGGCCTTTAAGACACATCATGGCCATTTCCATTTCCGTGTGATGCCCTTTGGCCTCACGAACGCGCCGGCAACATTTCAGTGCCTCATGAACTCGATCTTCGCGGAATATACACGTAAGTTCGTGATCGTTTTTCTGGACGATATCCTTGTGTATAGTGCAAATCTGCAGGAACACCAGGAACACTTGCGAATTGTCTTGTCTCTGCTCCGCCAACATCAATTGTTTGCCAAGGCATCAAAGTGTTCTTTTGCTCAGACCAAAATTGAGTATCTGGGGCATGTCATTTCGGAGGCAGGAGTGGCAACTGACATGGACAAGACTCGGGCGATGAATGCGTGGCCAGTGCCCACTACGGCGACTGAACTGCGAGGTTTTCTCGGCCTCACCGGCTATTATCGCAAGTTTGTTGCCCGTTATGGTATTATTGCAAAGCCACTGACCCAACTGTTGACGAAGAAGGGGTTTCAGTGGAATGAACAAGCTCGACCGGCGTTTGACCAACTCAAGGCTGCCATGATCAAGCACACCGGTTCTTGCTCTACCCAATTTTGATCGGCCTTTTGCCATCGAGACTGATGCTTGTGATACGGGTGTTGGCGCAGTTCTGACACAAGACGGACACCCTCTCGCTTATTTCAGTAAAGCATTGGGAGTCAAGAATCAGAAGCTTTCCACTTACGAGAAGGAATTTCTTGCCGTGATGATGGCCGTGGACAGGTGGCGCGCGTATC from Lolium rigidum isolate FL_2022 chromosome 4, APGP_CSIRO_Lrig_0.1, whole genome shotgun sequence encodes the following:
- the LOC124650408 gene encoding dual specificity protein phosphatase 1B-like isoform X1; translated protein: MSVPEAGQSTGRDEQESDAYEQHQTRVLSALMQGFCAARYRKADNTPCPIDQGLYLGSIGAALNKDALKSLNITHVLVVARSLNPAFPAEFTYKKIEVLDSPDTDLVKHFGECFAFIDEGICTGGNVLVHCFAGRSRSVTVVLAYLMNKHQMSLQSAMSLVKSKRAQIAPNEGFMSQLVNFEKSLQAVEHGRRVMQSN
- the LOC124650408 gene encoding dual specificity protein phosphatase 1B-like isoform X2; the encoded protein is MSVPEAGQSTGRDEQESDAYEQHQTRVLSALMQGFCAARYRKADNTPCPIDQGLYLGSIGAALNKDALKSLNITHVLVVARSLNPAFPAEFTYKKIEVLDSPDTDLVKHFGECFAFIDEGICTGGNVLVHCFAGRSRSVTVVLAYLMNKHQMSLQSAMSLVKSKRAQIAPNEGFMSQLVNFEKSLQVEHGRRVMQSN